The genomic region AAGTCCTGGTTCTGGATCGCCGCCAGGATCAGTGAGCCGAGCCCCGGATAGGCGAAGACGATCTCGGTGACGAGCGCTCCGGCGACCAGCACGCCCAGCTGGAGTGCCAGGCCGGTGACCTGGGGCAGGACCGCGTTGCGGAACGCGTAGCGGCGGATGAGCCGCTGGGGGGCGCCGAGGGCCGACAGGTACGACGAGTAGTCGGACTCCAGCTCGTAGATGATCATGTTGCGCATGCCGATGGCCCAGCCGCCGAGCGCGACGAGGAACAGCGAGAGGAACGGCAGCACCCAGTGGTGCAGCGCGTCCAGCACGAAGTCGCCGCTCCAGCCGGGCTGGATGTCCAGGCTGTAGCCCCCCGATATGGGGAACCAGCCGGCCTTCGCACCCAGCGCCCAGGCGAGGATGACGGCGATCCACATGTACGGCATGGCCGTCAGCAGATAACCGGCCGGCAGCACGGTGTTGTCGAGGACCTTGCGGCGGGCGGACAGCGCGCCGATCCAGTTGCCGACGAACCAGCTGAGCAGGACGGCCGGGATCATCAGG from Streptomyces sp. QL37 harbors:
- a CDS encoding ABC transporter permease; the protein is MRRYFARKLLIYGLTFVVAVTVNWMIPRFMPGDPVSAMVARARVSQPEAAEAMRTYYNNLFGFDEPLWQQYLHFWGALLQGDFGISIFVFPTPVGDVLLDALPYTLGLMIPAVLLSWFVGNWIGALSARRKVLDNTVLPAGYLLTAMPYMWIAVILAWALGAKAGWFPISGGYSLDIQPGWSGDFVLDALHHWVLPFLSLFLVALGGWAIGMRNMIIYELESDYSSYLSALGAPQRLIRRYAFRNAVLPQVTGLALQLGVLVAGALVTEIVFAYPGLGSLILAAIQNQDFFLLQGAFLFIVIGVLIANFLIDIVYVVVDPRTRTGMAGGTS